Proteins found in one Muntiacus reevesi chromosome 2, mMunRee1.1, whole genome shotgun sequence genomic segment:
- the CEBPG gene encoding CCAAT/enhancer-binding protein gamma: MSKVSQQNSTPGVNGISVIHTQAHASGLQQVPQLVPAGPGGGGKAVPPSKQSKKSSPMDRNSDEYRQRRERNNMAVKKSRLKSKQKAQDTLQRVNQLKEENERLEAKIKLLTKELSVLKDLFLEHAHNLADNVQPSSTENTTSPDKAGQ, encoded by the coding sequence ATGAGCAAGGTATCGCAGCAGAACAGCACCCCGGGCGTGAACGGAATAAGTGTCATCCATACTCAGGCTCATGCCAGCGGCTTACAGCAGGTTCCTCAACTGGTGCCCGCCGGCCCTGGGGGCGGAGGCAAAGCCGTGCCTCCCAGCAAGCAGAGCAAAAAGAGCTCACCCATGGATCGCAACAGTGACGAGTATCGTCAGCGCCGGGAGAGGAACAACATGGCTGTGAAAAAGAGCCGGTTGAAAAGCAAGCAGAAAGCGCAGGATACGCTGCAGAGAGTCAATCAGCTCAAGGAAGAGAATGAACGGTTGGAAGCAAAAATTAAATTGCTGACTAAGGAATTAAGTGTACTGAAAGATTTGTTCCTTGAGCACGCACACAACCTCGCAGATAACGTGCAACCCAGTAGCACTGAAAACACGACCAGTCCTGATAAGGCAGGGCAGTAG